A single Pseudodesulfovibrio aespoeensis Aspo-2 DNA region contains:
- a CDS encoding DDE-type integrase/transposase/recombinase: MKANLGEIDTLRALAARLDEAGHGERQPLVGQVAKLLCCSEQTVYRRLRQEIGWASGRKRRTDAGRISVSEDTALAAAHLVHVATRSHGKRTLPVTVARKVLRDSGYTEAGVSPSTLSRAMRRYGCHPDMLAQGKPAVRLRSLHPNHCWQVDPSLCVLFYLPKGGLSVCEESKFYKNKPKNVAKIERERVWRYVITDHYSGTIYVKYVQSAGETAQSLVDVFLDAISDRGRHDPMHGVPHMLLMDAGSANTSHLFLNLLDRLGVRHTVHMPGNARAKGQVEQANNLVETQFEGRLRFMNVQTIAELQARADEWRMHYNARAIHTRTGKSRNDVWMTIIEAQLRLAPDLALCRELVTTRPVQVTVRTDMTITHAIKGYGRNEYDLRLVPGLVPKLKVGVVVNPYRAPAVDVIVADPETGEDRIWTVEPMKKNEAGFWESAPVIGQEHKAQPDTVADRHVKRIVEAAGDDPRHIRPPAHVNVMADIRPAPEYMPRRGRDLGLDASRREIAPLTVAEAAIKLKRSLGDLWPTEGYAWLSQRYPAGVPADELDAIEHRFAGRAAAVTPLKLVVNEG; encoded by the coding sequence ATGAAAGCGAACCTCGGCGAGATCGACACCCTGCGCGCCCTGGCCGCCCGCCTGGATGAGGCGGGACACGGTGAGCGCCAGCCTTTGGTCGGGCAAGTGGCCAAACTACTCTGCTGCTCGGAGCAGACCGTGTACCGCCGCCTGCGCCAGGAGATCGGCTGGGCCTCGGGCCGCAAGCGGCGCACGGACGCCGGGCGGATCAGCGTCAGTGAGGATACAGCCCTGGCTGCCGCCCATCTGGTGCATGTGGCTACCAGGAGCCATGGCAAGCGCACGCTGCCTGTGACCGTGGCGCGCAAGGTGTTGCGCGACAGCGGGTACACCGAGGCGGGTGTGTCTCCCTCTACGCTCTCGCGCGCCATGCGCCGATATGGCTGCCACCCGGACATGCTGGCCCAAGGCAAGCCCGCCGTGCGCCTGCGCAGCCTGCACCCCAACCACTGCTGGCAGGTGGACCCCTCGCTGTGTGTGCTGTTTTACCTGCCCAAGGGCGGATTGTCCGTCTGCGAGGAGAGCAAGTTCTACAAGAACAAGCCGAAGAACGTGGCGAAGATCGAACGGGAGCGCGTGTGGCGCTACGTCATCACCGACCACTACAGCGGCACCATCTACGTCAAATATGTGCAGAGCGCTGGCGAAACGGCGCAGTCGCTGGTGGACGTGTTCCTGGATGCCATCTCGGATCGCGGTCGGCACGACCCCATGCACGGGGTGCCGCACATGCTGCTCATGGACGCTGGCAGCGCCAACACCAGCCACCTGTTCCTCAACCTGCTCGACAGGCTGGGCGTGCGACACACGGTGCATATGCCGGGCAACGCCCGCGCCAAAGGGCAGGTGGAGCAAGCCAACAACTTGGTGGAGACCCAGTTCGAGGGGCGGCTCCGGTTCATGAACGTCCAGACCATCGCCGAGCTCCAAGCGCGAGCCGACGAGTGGCGCATGCACTACAACGCCCGCGCCATCCATACCCGCACAGGCAAGAGCCGCAACGATGTCTGGATGACCATCATCGAAGCCCAGCTGCGGCTGGCCCCTGACTTGGCCCTGTGCCGCGAACTGGTCACCACCCGGCCTGTGCAGGTGACGGTCCGCACGGACATGACCATCACCCACGCCATCAAGGGCTACGGCCGCAACGAGTATGACCTGCGGCTGGTGCCGGGGCTGGTGCCCAAGCTCAAGGTGGGCGTGGTGGTCAACCCGTACCGTGCCCCGGCCGTGGACGTGATCGTCGCCGATCCGGAGACGGGCGAGGACCGTATCTGGACCGTGGAGCCCATGAAGAAGAACGAGGCCGGGTTCTGGGAGTCCGCGCCGGTCATCGGTCAGGAGCACAAGGCCCAGCCGGACACCGTTGCCGACAGGCATGTCAAGCGCATTGTCGAGGCCGCTGGCGATGACCCCAGGCACATCCGGCCCCCTGCGCACGTCAACGTCATGGCCGACATCCGGCCCGCTCCCGAGTACATGCCGCGCCGTGGCCGCGACCTGGGGCTGGACGCCAGCCGCAGGGAGATCGCGCCGCTGACCGTGGCCGAAGCCGCGATCAAGCTCAAGCGGAGCCTGGGCGACCTGTGGCCCACAGAGGGCTACGCCTGGCTCTCGCAGCGGTATCCGGCTGGCGTGCCAGCCGACGAGCTGGACGCCATAGAGCATCGGTTCGCCGGGCGCGCAGCTGCCGTCACGCCGCTCAAACTGGTTGTCAACGAGGGATAA
- a CDS encoding AAA family ATPase yields the protein MTLKDLLEGCGLSQRDLARALELSPAAVSDIVNHDRWPKTADTRQLQAAIRKALRAAGANESRVKHLFRPSRARVKAEPQPKETIMLLRRQGLFPKTKKHFGLMADPFDEIRGAEDVFLSSEIRYVRESMLHIAKHGGFLAVIGESGSGKSTLRRDMVDRIIRDKLPVHVIEPYVLAMEDNDTEGKSLKALHIAEAIMATVAPGESIKSSPEARFRQLHRVLRDSGRTGHAHVLVIEEAHGLPLKTLKHLKRFLELEDGFRKLLSVILLGQPELKHKLSEANHEVREVVQRCEVVELKPMNGSLAGYVAHRFERVGAEAGKVITEDGIEALRSKLTGPASRGGANDSVSLVYPLAVGNMITAAMNLAADVGAPVVDPGIIAQV from the coding sequence ATGACGCTCAAGGATTTGCTCGAAGGGTGCGGACTGTCACAGCGCGATCTGGCGAGGGCTCTGGAGCTCTCCCCTGCGGCTGTGTCCGACATCGTCAACCATGACCGGTGGCCCAAGACGGCTGACACGCGCCAGCTCCAGGCCGCCATCCGCAAGGCATTGCGCGCCGCTGGCGCGAACGAAAGCAGAGTGAAGCACCTGTTCCGCCCGTCCAGGGCACGGGTGAAGGCTGAACCTCAACCAAAGGAGACGATCATGTTGCTGAGAAGACAGGGGCTGTTCCCCAAGACCAAAAAGCATTTCGGGCTGATGGCCGATCCCTTCGACGAGATCCGCGGGGCCGAGGACGTGTTCCTGTCCTCGGAGATCCGCTACGTGCGCGAGTCCATGCTGCATATCGCCAAACACGGCGGGTTCCTGGCTGTGATCGGCGAGAGCGGTTCCGGCAAGTCCACCCTGCGCCGCGACATGGTCGACCGCATCATCCGCGACAAGCTGCCCGTGCATGTCATCGAGCCCTACGTCCTGGCCATGGAGGACAACGACACCGAGGGCAAGAGCCTCAAGGCCCTGCACATCGCCGAGGCGATCATGGCCACCGTGGCCCCCGGCGAGAGCATCAAGAGCAGCCCCGAGGCCCGGTTCCGCCAGCTGCACCGTGTGCTGCGCGACAGCGGGCGCACCGGCCATGCCCATGTCCTGGTCATTGAAGAGGCCCACGGCCTGCCGCTCAAGACGCTCAAGCACCTCAAGCGGTTCTTGGAGCTGGAAGACGGGTTCCGCAAGCTGCTCTCGGTGATCCTGCTCGGCCAGCCCGAGCTCAAGCACAAGCTCTCCGAGGCCAATCACGAGGTGCGCGAGGTGGTGCAGCGCTGCGAGGTGGTGGAGCTCAAGCCCATGAACGGATCGCTGGCTGGCTATGTGGCCCATCGCTTTGAGCGTGTCGGGGCCGAGGCGGGCAAGGTCATCACCGAGGACGGCATAGAGGCCCTGCGCAGCAAGCTGACCGGTCCGGCCTCGCGCGGCGGGGCTAACGACTCGGTCAGCCTCGTCTATCCGCTGGCCGTCGGCAACATGATCACCGCCGCCATGAACCTGGCCGCCGATGTCGGCGCGCCGGTGGTGGACCCCGGCATCATCGCCCAGGTGTAA
- a CDS encoding host-nuclease inhibitor Gam family protein, whose product MARLKPKTTVIADSKQAEAAMMELGGLGREITAIEHDAQENIDLIKANAVAEMEPLQVRKKELEDALCTYATLNKGKLFKERKSQETPFGVFGWRKATRLLTASKVTLADVLERLRELGIREAIRTKESVDKTVLADWPDSRLEGVGMKRVSKDEFYIEIHEDTLGADQ is encoded by the coding sequence ATGGCTAGGCTCAAGCCCAAGACCACGGTCATCGCGGACAGCAAGCAGGCCGAGGCGGCCATGATGGAGCTGGGCGGCCTCGGCAGGGAAATCACGGCCATCGAGCACGACGCCCAGGAAAATATCGACCTGATCAAGGCCAATGCGGTGGCGGAGATGGAGCCGCTCCAGGTTCGCAAGAAGGAACTGGAAGACGCTTTGTGCACATACGCCACCTTGAACAAGGGCAAGTTGTTCAAGGAGCGCAAAAGCCAGGAGACTCCGTTTGGCGTCTTTGGCTGGCGCAAGGCGACCAGACTCCTCACCGCAAGCAAGGTGACTCTCGCCGATGTCCTGGAGCGACTCCGCGAACTGGGTATCAGAGAAGCCATCAGAACGAAAGAGTCTGTGGACAAGACTGTCCTTGCGGACTGGCCGGATTCCCGGCTGGAAGGCGTGGGTATGAAGCGCGTCTCCAAGGACGAGTTTTACATTGAGATCCACGAGGACACCCTGGGGGCCGACCAATGA
- a CDS encoding HU family DNA-binding protein, giving the protein MNKSELMDAVFERRTTGFSKCHVEKAVNDALDIIAEQLAKSDKVVITGFGSFEAVTTAPRLGRNPHNGEAVQIPAGKKIKFKPGKALKEAVK; this is encoded by the coding sequence ATGAACAAGAGCGAACTGATGGATGCCGTGTTCGAGCGGCGCACGACAGGGTTTTCCAAGTGCCACGTTGAGAAGGCCGTCAATGACGCGCTGGACATTATCGCCGAGCAGCTGGCCAAGAGCGACAAGGTGGTCATTACCGGCTTCGGCTCTTTCGAGGCCGTGACGACCGCCCCGCGCCTCGGTCGCAACCCGCACAACGGCGAGGCCGTGCAGATCCCGGCTGGCAAGAAGATAAAGTTCAAGCCGGGCAAGGCACTCAAGGAGGCGGTGAAGTGA
- a CDS encoding regulatory protein GemA, translating to MKKPGMSPQARRGMISKIKIGQKQLGMTDDAYRDMLMDRYQKNSAATLSFRELVDLVAHMEALGAQFISKQAPKSQQIRDPQSRLIRSLWLQLHDAGLVRDSSEAAIAAYVKRQTGVESLAWLSSPQASSVIESLKQWLARADQPVV from the coding sequence ATGAAGAAACCCGGAATGAGCCCCCAGGCCCGGCGCGGGATGATCTCCAAGATCAAGATCGGTCAGAAGCAGCTCGGCATGACGGACGACGCCTACCGCGACATGCTTATGGATCGGTACCAGAAAAACTCCGCCGCGACTCTGTCTTTTCGGGAGTTGGTTGATCTCGTGGCCCACATGGAGGCTCTGGGAGCGCAGTTCATCAGCAAGCAGGCTCCCAAGTCGCAGCAGATCCGCGACCCGCAGTCGCGCCTGATCCGCTCCCTGTGGCTGCAGCTGCACGATGCCGGGCTGGTGCGCGATTCCAGCGAGGCCGCCATTGCCGCCTACGTCAAGCGCCAGACCGGCGTCGAATCCCTGGCCTGGCTGTCATCCCCCCAGGCGTCAAGCGTCATCGAGTCCCTCAAGCAATGGCTGGCCCGAGCTGATCAGCCGGTAGTATAA
- a CDS encoding Mor transcription activator family protein, with the protein MSEGREIGTELLIDLAEQIGALARSSFGVSPARAAEFGQDAAAMLADHWGGQHVYIPKDVATRQRERYHQIYSEFTGSNQHDLARKYGLSVQHVYRILRRVRDERRQRQYSLI; encoded by the coding sequence ATGAGTGAAGGGCGCGAAATCGGGACTGAACTGCTGATCGACCTGGCCGAACAGATCGGCGCGTTGGCGCGGTCATCGTTCGGGGTATCACCTGCTCGCGCGGCGGAATTCGGCCAGGATGCGGCAGCCATGTTAGCAGATCATTGGGGAGGTCAGCATGTTTACATCCCCAAAGACGTGGCAACCAGACAACGGGAGCGGTATCATCAAATTTACAGCGAGTTCACAGGTTCAAACCAGCATGATTTGGCTCGCAAATACGGTTTGTCAGTCCAGCACGTTTATCGTATTCTCCGCCGAGTTAGAGATGAGCGGCGGCAGCGGCAGTACTCGTTAATCTAG
- a CDS encoding FAD-binding and (Fe-S)-binding domain-containing protein, translating into MAQLGPHISISDEQLITRALGVVDMERYQHWPEGVKKLASNLAAELFMVRYNPFIDPELVRTSVERRLNMSKPMLSKGFAKILSTGIELFWESFDADQAFRDTLMERLGAFIPREAIGDAPNCRIESATDATDLRMELPLLVLFPETEEQIRQVVRLANELKFGVIPRGGGTGLTGGAIPAVGRCVILSLARFKRIIDIDPQARTITAQSGVITLDAIKAAAGQGLLFTVDPASKAGSSLGGNISENSGGPFAFEYGTTIDTISSYRMITPDGGLIEVRRKDHPRHKIYTDEVAVFEVFDERGALKDTVSLHGGEIRGAGLGKDVSNKYLGGLPGVQKEGVDGIITQTSFVCYPIPAHSRTLCLEFYGRSMKNAMYVIKDVVGLRDTIRRKGDLVKISALEEFGPKYVQAIEYQAKSMQYEGDPISVLLLQLDSDDRGALDDACRTIVALAQPYDGVDIFTARDEREAELFWEDRHKLSAISKRTSGFKINEDVVIPLEVIPEFSDFLEDLNLIYLAKIYRKTLHKVRDMDGVNYEDPDILEGLSRARAIMGGEVTARDISDQEQDAQCRFLFIKLRDAYPKLDREIKAMWQEMQHKRVIIANHMHAGDGNCHVNLPVNSNDPEMLASAHEAADVVMRKVLTLKGEVSGEHGIGITKIGFLGEEKIKALAEYKKRVDPGNVLNPGKLVRRELPSQPFTFSFNRLIQDLDQTALKDKEALMALLRNIQTCTRCGKCKQVCPMYQPVRGLMYHPRNKNISLGALIEGIYYSQIQSGEPSARLMAQLQDLIDHCTACGKCTAVCPVKIDSAGAALSLRAFLDSKGRSGHPLKQIILKNLARNPSGSLPLVAKALSVGQSIQDKTLGLIPARWLSRMESPALSGRSPGMDFRNLHEALGLDSGPVLKNSQAAWDETVLYFPGCGAALFSRSIGMATVYLLLKAGVNVVLPDRHMCCGYPLLSSGCEEAYKTNRHRNVREFIDLLVKTGKAGLKATTLLTACGTCRESLESYDFSGELVDPLRHLDVVQFLMDRLPVLRQSEPVLYHAACHAEWVDAPKIKAAEIYRAGLAKLTGAEVALSPGCCGESGLGAMTSPAIYNRLRERKQEQLHADLTDDRTRPIVVGCPSCKVGIKRSMLQMKRPNRVMHTVEYLAECLGGRKWRREFKDMMKQIERKGAGN; encoded by the coding sequence ATGGCCCAACTCGGCCCCCACATATCCATATCAGACGAACAGCTCATCACCCGCGCCCTGGGCGTGGTGGACATGGAGCGCTACCAGCACTGGCCCGAAGGGGTGAAAAAGCTCGCCTCCAATCTGGCGGCGGAGCTGTTCATGGTCCGCTACAACCCGTTCATCGACCCGGAGCTGGTGCGCACGTCTGTGGAGCGGCGGCTGAACATGTCAAAGCCCATGCTTTCCAAGGGATTTGCCAAGATATTGTCCACGGGCATCGAGTTGTTCTGGGAGAGTTTCGACGCGGATCAGGCGTTTCGCGACACGCTCATGGAGCGGCTGGGGGCGTTCATCCCGCGCGAGGCCATTGGCGACGCGCCCAACTGCCGCATCGAATCGGCCACGGACGCCACGGACCTGCGCATGGAGCTGCCCCTGCTGGTGCTCTTTCCCGAGACCGAGGAGCAGATCAGACAGGTGGTGCGGCTGGCCAACGAGCTGAAATTCGGCGTCATCCCGCGCGGGGGCGGCACCGGGCTGACGGGCGGGGCGATCCCGGCGGTGGGCCGCTGCGTGATCCTCTCCCTGGCCCGGTTCAAGCGGATCATCGACATCGACCCGCAGGCGCGCACCATCACGGCCCAGTCGGGCGTGATCACGCTGGACGCCATCAAGGCGGCTGCCGGGCAGGGGCTGCTCTTCACCGTGGACCCGGCCTCCAAGGCGGGCTCATCCCTGGGCGGCAACATTTCCGAGAACTCGGGCGGGCCGTTCGCCTTTGAATACGGCACCACCATCGACACCATATCGAGCTACCGCATGATCACGCCCGACGGCGGGCTGATCGAGGTGCGGCGCAAGGACCACCCGCGCCACAAGATATACACTGACGAGGTGGCGGTCTTCGAGGTTTTCGACGAGCGCGGCGCGCTCAAGGACACGGTCAGCCTGCATGGCGGGGAGATACGCGGCGCGGGCCTGGGCAAGGACGTGTCCAACAAGTATCTGGGCGGGCTGCCCGGCGTGCAGAAGGAGGGCGTGGACGGCATCATCACCCAGACGAGCTTTGTCTGCTATCCGATCCCGGCCCACTCGCGCACCCTGTGCCTGGAGTTCTATGGCCGGTCCATGAAGAACGCCATGTACGTGATCAAGGACGTGGTCGGCCTGCGCGACACGATCCGCCGCAAGGGCGACCTGGTCAAGATTTCGGCCCTGGAGGAATTCGGGCCCAAGTATGTGCAGGCCATCGAGTATCAGGCCAAGTCCATGCAGTACGAGGGCGACCCCATCTCGGTGCTGCTGCTCCAGCTCGACTCGGACGACAGGGGGGCGCTGGACGACGCCTGCCGGACCATCGTGGCCCTGGCCCAGCCCTATGACGGGGTGGACATCTTCACCGCGCGTGACGAGCGCGAGGCAGAGCTTTTCTGGGAGGACCGGCACAAGCTCTCGGCCATTTCCAAGCGCACCTCGGGCTTCAAGATCAACGAGGACGTGGTCATCCCGCTGGAGGTCATCCCGGAGTTCTCGGACTTTCTGGAAGACCTGAACCTCATCTATCTGGCCAAGATATATCGCAAGACCCTGCACAAGGTGCGCGACATGGACGGCGTCAACTACGAGGACCCGGACATCCTCGAAGGGTTGTCGCGGGCCAGGGCGATCATGGGCGGCGAGGTCACGGCCAGGGACATCTCTGACCAGGAGCAGGACGCCCAGTGCCGGTTCCTGTTCATCAAGCTGCGCGACGCCTATCCCAAGCTCGACCGCGAGATCAAGGCCATGTGGCAGGAGATGCAGCACAAGCGCGTCATCATCGCCAACCACATGCACGCGGGCGACGGCAACTGCCACGTCAACCTGCCGGTCAACTCCAACGACCCGGAGATGCTCGCCTCGGCCCACGAGGCGGCGGACGTGGTCATGCGCAAGGTGCTCACGCTCAAGGGCGAGGTCTCGGGCGAGCACGGCATAGGGATCACCAAGATCGGCTTTCTGGGCGAGGAAAAGATCAAGGCCCTGGCCGAATACAAGAAGCGCGTGGACCCGGGCAATGTCCTCAACCCCGGCAAGCTGGTGCGGCGCGAGCTGCCGAGCCAGCCCTTCACCTTTTCCTTCAACCGGCTGATCCAGGATCTGGACCAGACCGCGCTCAAGGACAAGGAAGCGCTCATGGCGCTCTTGCGCAACATCCAGACCTGCACCCGCTGCGGCAAGTGCAAGCAGGTCTGCCCGATGTATCAGCCGGTCAGGGGGCTGATGTACCACCCGCGCAACAAGAACATCAGCCTGGGCGCGCTCATCGAGGGCATCTACTACTCGCAGATCCAGTCGGGCGAGCCGTCGGCCCGGCTCATGGCCCAGTTGCAGGACCTCATCGACCACTGCACGGCCTGCGGCAAGTGCACGGCGGTCTGTCCGGTCAAGATCGACTCTGCCGGGGCCGCCCTGTCCCTGCGCGCGTTCCTCGATTCCAAGGGCAGGTCTGGCCACCCGCTCAAGCAGATCATTTTGAAGAATCTCGCCCGCAACCCCTCGGGCAGCCTGCCCCTGGTGGCCAAGGCGCTCTCGGTTGGCCAATCGATCCAGGACAAGACCCTGGGGCTGATCCCGGCGCGCTGGCTGTCGCGCATGGAGTCGCCCGCGCTTTCGGGCCGCAGCCCTGGCATGGACTTTCGCAATCTGCACGAGGCGCTGGGACTCGACTCCGGCCCGGTGCTCAAGAACAGCCAGGCCGCCTGGGACGAGACCGTGCTCTACTTTCCCGGCTGCGGGGCCGCGCTGTTCTCGCGCTCCATCGGCATGGCCACGGTCTACCTGCTGCTCAAGGCCGGGGTGAACGTGGTCCTGCCCGACCGCCACATGTGCTGCGGCTACCCCCTGCTCTCCAGCGGCTGCGAGGAGGCGTACAAGACCAACCGCCACCGCAACGTGCGCGAATTCATCGACCTGCTGGTCAAGACCGGCAAGGCGGGCCTCAAGGCGACCACCCTGCTGACGGCCTGCGGCACCTGCCGCGAGTCCCTGGAGAGCTACGACTTCTCCGGCGAGCTGGTGGACCCGCTCCGGCACCTCGACGTGGTCCAGTTCCTCATGGACCGGCTGCCCGTGCTGCGCCAGAGCGAGCCGGTGCTCTACCACGCGGCCTGCCACGCCGAGTGGGTGGACGCGCCCAAGATCAAGGCCGCCGAGATATACCGCGCCGGTCTGGCCAAGCTCACCGGGGCCGAGGTCGCGCTCTCGCCCGGCTGCTGCGGCGAGTCGGGCCTGGGGGCCATGACCAGCCCGGCCATCTACAACCGGCTGCGCGAGCGCAAGCAGGAGCAGCTGCACGCCGACCTGACCGACGACCGGACCCGGCCCATCGTGGTGGGCTGCCCGTCGTGCAAGGTGGGCATCAAGCGGTCCATGCTCCAGATGAAACGGCCAAACCGGGTCATGCACACCGTGGAATACCTGGCCGAATGCCTGGGTGGCCGCAAATGGCGGCGCGAATTCAAGGATATGATGAAACAGATCGAGCGCAAGGGCGCGGGCAACTGA
- a CDS encoding two-component system sensor histidine kinase NtrB → MQKLVEAILANLPVGLIIIGPDGRIVEANRAACLILGCSLEEFRNSTWGELFMSRGDNLEFSEVVLDAIQNETPKSERVTPYRTPEGEERFLSVISSALREEGKISSIVVLIEDMTRLNALNQREKNILALNHRLAEERAESLIAFARSVAHQIRNPVMTIAGFARLLMRKADPSILEPLEAIAEETLRLETMVRSVADYSAITVGQAMQVNLWVVIEEAKRRIENHPAVSGQNLRWKTDCPDMNMRIDRDLMVQGLAELFLNSAEFAGPGAQIALCAREHDGTLTLTVTDSGPGFTDEGLELAFDPFYTTKTVGAGMGLTRTKRIVGEHQGTIAIANTDDGHAQVTIDLPVNGPEMIVSG, encoded by the coding sequence ATGCAAAAACTCGTCGAAGCCATCCTCGCCAACCTGCCAGTCGGGCTGATCATCATCGGCCCGGACGGACGGATCGTGGAGGCCAACAGGGCCGCCTGCCTGATACTGGGCTGTTCCCTTGAAGAGTTCAGGAACAGCACCTGGGGCGAACTGTTCATGTCGCGCGGCGATAATCTGGAATTCTCCGAGGTGGTGCTCGACGCCATCCAGAACGAGACCCCCAAATCCGAGCGCGTCACCCCCTACCGCACCCCGGAGGGCGAGGAGCGGTTCCTTTCGGTCATCTCGTCGGCCCTGCGTGAGGAGGGCAAGATATCCTCCATCGTGGTCCTCATCGAGGACATGACCCGGCTCAACGCCCTGAACCAGCGCGAAAAGAACATCCTGGCCCTCAACCACCGACTGGCCGAAGAACGGGCCGAAAGCCTGATCGCCTTTGCCCGCTCGGTGGCCCACCAGATCCGCAACCCGGTCATGACCATCGCCGGATTCGCCCGCCTGCTCATGCGCAAGGCCGACCCGTCCATCCTGGAGCCCCTTGAGGCCATCGCCGAGGAGACCCTCAGACTGGAGACCATGGTCCGCTCCGTGGCCGACTACAGCGCCATCACCGTGGGTCAAGCCATGCAGGTCAACCTGTGGGTGGTCATCGAGGAGGCCAAGCGCCGCATCGAGAACCACCCGGCGGTGAGCGGCCAGAACCTCCGCTGGAAGACCGACTGCCCGGACATGAATATGCGCATTGACCGCGACCTCATGGTCCAGGGGCTGGCTGAGCTGTTTCTCAACAGCGCGGAATTCGCCGGACCAGGGGCCCAGATCGCCCTGTGCGCCCGCGAGCATGACGGAACCCTGACCCTCACGGTGACCGACAGCGGCCCCGGCTTCACCGACGAGGGGCTGGAGCTGGCCTTTGACCCGTTCTACACCACCAAGACCGTGGGCGCGGGCATGGGCCTGACCCGGACCAAACGCATCGTGGGCGAGCACCAGGGAACCATTGCCATCGCCAACACCGACGACGGCCACGCCCAAGTGACCATCGACCTGCCGGTCAACGGGCCGGAAATGATCGTCTCGGGTTGA
- a CDS encoding PaaI family thioesterase: MSTEDIKTLLETKNRFAALLGIAITDMGDGAATCVMPVRPEHGNLYGTVNAGAIYGLAETAFGAAALSRGQAVVAVNLTIAYVRPATGATLTARAEELSAGRLMVTYSVKVFDETGGLVADVQAMGYNTGKALMELG; this comes from the coding sequence ATGAGCACAGAAGACATCAAGACCCTGCTTGAAACGAAGAACCGTTTCGCCGCCCTGCTCGGCATCGCCATCACCGACATGGGCGACGGCGCGGCCACGTGCGTCATGCCCGTGCGGCCCGAACACGGCAACCTTTACGGCACGGTCAACGCGGGCGCCATCTACGGGCTGGCCGAGACCGCCTTTGGCGCGGCGGCCCTGAGCCGTGGCCAGGCCGTGGTGGCCGTCAACCTGACCATCGCCTATGTCCGCCCGGCCACGGGGGCCACGCTCACGGCCAGGGCCGAGGAGCTCTCGGCAGGCAGGCTCATGGTCACCTACTCGGTCAAGGTGTTCGACGAGACGGGCGGGCTGGTGGCCGATGTCCAGGCCATGGGCTACAACACTGGCAAAGCCCTGATGGAGCTTGGCTAG
- the ruvX gene encoding Holliday junction resolvase RuvX, whose product MRALGIDFGLKRVGLAISDRSGILVSPYLTLERTTRDALFEAIIEIIRQESVEAIVVGLPLSMDGEDTLTTRQARNFAQSLGRRTDLPIHLADERLTSAQAEEELNAADLRGTKRKMALDSQAAVIILRTWLENALSS is encoded by the coding sequence GTGCGCGCCCTGGGCATCGATTTCGGCCTCAAGCGGGTGGGGCTGGCCATCAGCGACCGCTCCGGCATCCTGGTCTCGCCCTACCTGACCTTGGAGCGCACCACGCGCGACGCCCTCTTTGAGGCGATCATTGAAATCATCCGCCAGGAATCCGTGGAGGCCATCGTGGTCGGGCTGCCCCTCTCCATGGACGGCGAGGACACCCTGACCACACGCCAGGCGCGGAACTTTGCCCAGAGCCTGGGGCGGCGGACCGATCTGCCCATCCACCTCGCGGACGAGCGGCTGACCTCGGCCCAGGCCGAGGAAGAACTCAACGCCGCCGACCTTCGCGGCACCAAACGGAAGATGGCCCTGGACAGCCAGGCCGCCGTCATCATCCTGCGCACATGGCTCGAAAACGCACTCTCCTCCTGA